One region of Salvia miltiorrhiza cultivar Shanhuang (shh) chromosome 3, IMPLAD_Smil_shh, whole genome shotgun sequence genomic DNA includes:
- the LOC131015378 gene encoding uncharacterized protein LOC131015378, whose product MLRLVLSAVVLLLVASPQGASAAGPKPKKVQCKNKNYPTCLNKDLYCPDTCARDCLVDCSTCQPVCPPSPPIPPRKVSKVKCKDKKYKKTCSQQLLCPDACPDTCVADCVACRAVCPALPPTPSYSPPPPPPVVTPSPPPPPPVVTPSPPPPPPVVTPSPPPPPPPVVTPSPPPEAAGGKRVRCRNKNFPSCYLEEHRCPDACPETCAVDCATCSPVCNCDRPGAVCQDPRFVGADGITFYFHGKKDSDFCIVSDTNLHINAHFIGKRNENMGRDFTWVQSLGILCGNHQLLVGAKKTATWDDAVDRLELSFDSAPVFLTRGEGTRWQPESAPGISITRSLDTNAVVIEVEGNFQIRAAVVPITKKDSMIHNYGITDEDCFAHLDLGFKFYSLSGEVNGVLGQTYASNYVSRVKMGVSMPVLGGQREFASSNLFSTDCAIARFKGIQLSSSNNFQHANLNCAGGLDGRGVVCKR is encoded by the exons ATGCTCCGCCTCGTTTTGTCGGCCGTCGTCCTCCTCTTGGTGGCCTCGCCGCAGGGGGCATCCGCCGCCGGACCAAAGCCCAAGAAGGTCCAGTGCAAAAACAAGAACTACCCCACATGCCTCAACAAGGATCTCTACTGCCCCGACACGTGCGCTCGAGACTGCCTCGTCGACTGCTCGACCTGCCAGCCCGTCTGCCCGCCATCGCCTCCCATTCCGCCGCGTAAGGTGAGTAAAGTTAAGTGCAAGGACAAGAAATACAAGAAGACTTGCAGCCAGCAGCTCCTCTGCCCCGACGCTTGCCCGGATACATGTGTAGCCGATTGTGTTGCGTGTCGGGCTGTTTGCCCTGCACTTCCCCCGACTCCAAGCTACagccctcctcctccgccacccGTGGTGACTCCTAGCCCACCTCCTCCGCCACCCGTGGTGACTCCTagccctcctcctccgccacccGTGGTGACTCCTAGCCCacctcctcctccaccaccagTGGTGACACCTTCTCCGCCACCGGAGGCTGCCGGAGGGAAAAGAGTTCGTTGCAGAAACAAGAATTTCCCGAGCTGCTACCTCGAGGAGCATCGGTGTCCGGATGCTTGCCCCGAAACTTGCGCGGTGGATTGTGCCACTTGCAGCCCGGTTTGCA ACTGCGACAGGCCGGGAGCCGTTTGCCAAGATCCCCGATTTGTTGGTGCCGACGGGATCACGTTCTACTTCCACGGAAAAAAGGACTCAGATTTCTGCATCGTTTCCGACACCAACCTGCACATAAACGCTCATTTCATCGGTAAGAGAAACGAGAACATGGGGAGGGACTTCACCTGGGTTCAGTCACTCGGGATCCTCTGCGGCAACCATCAGCTCTTGGTTGGCGCCAAGAAGACTGCCACCTGGGACGATGCTGTTGACCGCTTGGAACTCTCGTTCGATTCAGCACCCGTCTTCCTCACCCGGGGCGAAGGCACGAGATGGCAGCCGGAGTCGGCGCCTGGCATCAGCATCACTAGGTCTCTCGACACAAACGCGGTGGTGATCGAGGTGGAAGGCAACTTCCAGATCAGAGCAGCAGTTGTTCCCATCACCAAGAAGGATTCAATGATTCACAACTATGGGATCACGGACGAGGACTGCTTCGCTCACCTTGATCTCGGGTTCAAGTTCTACTCGTTGAGCGGTGAAGTGAACGGAGTCCTGGGACAAACATATGCAAGCAACTACGTCAGCAGGGTGAAGATGGGAGTCAGCATGCCTGTTTTGGGCGGACAGAGAGAATTCGCCTCTTCGAACCTGTTCTCCACGGACTGCGCCATCGCTAGGTTCAAGGGAATACAGCTGAGTTCCTCAAACAATTTTCAGCATGCAAACTTGAACTGTGCAGGCGGCCTTGACGGCCGTGGAGTGGTGTGCAAGAGATAA